In Lewinellaceae bacterium, a single window of DNA contains:
- a CDS encoding M1 family metallopeptidase codes for MLAKQRLLLLLAAALAALGALNAQDENTNKNKFRQLYQELPTPNVYRTASGAPGHLYWQQKADYKIALELDDEKQRIYGEETVTYHNNSPDPLEYLWVQLDQNRRAKDSDTYKTSTSEMSDSMSLQELRELEPTFDGGFKLEYVQTVDGKSLPYTVVKTMMRVNLPKPLMPGEQFSFKVKWWYNINDRMEIGGRSGYEYFQEDDNYLYTIAQFFPRMAVYNDVEGWQNKQFLGRGEFTLPFGDYEVEITVPADHYVAATGTLQNMAEVLDEGQIKKLEQARKERTNPVIIVSEEEARKNEKGRAKEKKAWKFKAENVRDFAFASSRKFIWDAMGVEMSDGNVVLAMSMYPKEGNPLWEKYSTKAVAHTLKWYSHYTFDYPYPVAWSINAKRIGMEYPMICFNFGRPEKDGTYTERTKYGMIGVVIHEVGHNYFPMIVNSDERQWTWMDEGLNSFVQYLAEQQWERDYPSRRGPAYKIVDYMKGDKDKISPIMTNSESIFQFGNNAYGKPATALNILRETVMGRDLFDYAFKTYANRWKFKHPSPADFFRTMEDASAVDLDWFWRGWFYTTDHVDIAIDGVKWYRIDTQDPEVENSIARKEEKNAPRNISSIRNEQEIAKTQDEIDSALRDFYSDYDPLQVSVLDKEDYRQYLAGLSPAEKEMLMAGKNYYELAFRNIGGLVMPILLRFEFIDGTSEEHHIPAEIWRLNQDRVSKVFVTEKEVSQIILDPYLETADTDTSNNYYPPRQEISRFELFKKKNERWDEDGENPMQRARRAKNKVEGTN; via the coding sequence ATGCTGGCCAAGCAACGACTACTCCTCCTTTTAGCAGCAGCGCTTGCTGCCCTGGGCGCCCTTAATGCCCAGGACGAAAACACCAATAAAAACAAGTTCCGTCAATTGTACCAGGAATTGCCGACGCCCAATGTGTACCGAACGGCATCGGGCGCGCCCGGGCATCTTTATTGGCAACAAAAAGCCGATTACAAAATCGCACTGGAACTGGATGATGAAAAGCAGCGGATATATGGGGAGGAAACGGTCACCTACCACAATAATTCTCCCGACCCTCTGGAATACCTTTGGGTCCAGCTGGATCAGAACCGGCGGGCGAAAGATTCGGATACCTATAAAACCAGCACCAGCGAAATGAGCGATAGCATGAGCCTTCAGGAACTCCGGGAGTTGGAACCTACTTTTGACGGCGGGTTCAAACTGGAGTACGTCCAGACGGTGGACGGGAAAAGCCTGCCTTATACCGTGGTAAAAACCATGATGCGGGTCAACCTACCTAAGCCTCTGATGCCGGGAGAACAATTCAGTTTCAAAGTCAAATGGTGGTACAATATCAACGACCGCATGGAGATCGGTGGCCGATCCGGGTACGAATACTTCCAGGAAGATGACAATTACCTCTACACCATCGCCCAGTTTTTTCCCCGCATGGCGGTCTACAACGATGTGGAGGGGTGGCAGAATAAACAATTCCTGGGAAGGGGAGAATTCACATTGCCTTTCGGCGACTATGAAGTGGAGATTACCGTTCCGGCCGATCATTACGTTGCTGCTACCGGTACGCTGCAGAATATGGCAGAAGTGCTCGACGAAGGACAGATAAAAAAGCTGGAGCAGGCCAGGAAGGAAAGAACCAATCCGGTGATCATCGTCTCTGAGGAAGAAGCCCGAAAGAATGAGAAAGGGCGGGCCAAAGAAAAAAAGGCCTGGAAATTCAAAGCCGAGAATGTGCGGGATTTTGCATTCGCCTCTTCCCGGAAATTTATCTGGGACGCCATGGGGGTGGAGATGAGCGACGGCAACGTCGTACTGGCCATGTCCATGTATCCCAAAGAAGGCAATCCGCTCTGGGAAAAGTATAGCACGAAGGCTGTTGCCCATACTCTGAAATGGTATTCCCACTACACCTTCGATTACCCCTATCCGGTGGCCTGGTCCATCAACGCCAAACGCATCGGGATGGAGTATCCCATGATCTGTTTCAACTTCGGCCGGCCGGAAAAAGACGGCACTTATACCGAACGGACCAAGTACGGCATGATCGGGGTGGTCATTCACGAGGTGGGCCACAACTACTTCCCCATGATCGTCAATTCCGATGAGCGCCAATGGACCTGGATGGACGAAGGGCTGAACTCCTTCGTCCAGTACCTGGCCGAACAGCAGTGGGAACGCGATTATCCTTCCCGCCGGGGGCCGGCCTACAAGATCGTCGACTACATGAAGGGCGATAAGGACAAGATTTCTCCCATCATGACCAACTCCGAATCGATTTTCCAATTTGGAAACAATGCCTACGGCAAACCTGCCACGGCTCTGAATATCCTCCGGGAGACGGTCATGGGCAGAGATTTGTTTGACTATGCTTTTAAGACTTATGCCAACAGGTGGAAATTCAAGCACCCCTCTCCCGCCGATTTCTTCCGCACCATGGAAGATGCCTCCGCCGTCGACCTCGACTGGTTCTGGCGAGGCTGGTTTTATACGACCGACCATGTCGATATTGCCATCGATGGGGTGAAGTGGTATCGCATCGACACCCAAGACCCGGAAGTGGAAAACAGCATCGCCCGCAAGGAAGAAAAAAACGCTCCCCGGAATATCAGCAGTATCCGCAACGAACAGGAGATCGCGAAAACGCAGGACGAGATCGACTCCGCCCTGCGCGATTTTTATTCGGACTACGATCCGCTGCAGGTGAGTGTACTGGATAAAGAAGACTACCGGCAGTACCTGGCTGGCCTCAGCCCGGCGGAGAAAGAAATGCTGATGGCCGGCAAAAATTACTATGAACTGGCGTTCCGCAACATCGGCGGGCTGGTCATGCCAATCCTGCTCCGGTTTGAATTTATCGACGGCACTTCTGAAGAACACCACATCCCGGCTGAAATCTGGCGCCTCAATCAGGATCGGGTATCCAAAGTCTTTGTGACGGAAAAGGAGGTCAGCCAGATCATTCTGGACCCTTACCTCGAAACTGCCGATACCGATACAAGCAATAACTATTATCCGCCTCGTCAGGAGATCAGCCGCTTTGAATTGTTCAAAAAGAAAAACGAGCGTTGGGACGAGGATGGGGAGAACCCCATGCAACGGGCAAGGCGGGCAAAGAACAAAGTCGAAGGAACGAATTAG
- the ybeY gene encoding rRNA maturation RNase YbeY: MSNTLEEWLLEEEESSISFQTEAIEFELSAPGAISEWIKTVIEREGCNLTKVCYIFCSDEYLYNLNQEYLNHDTYTDIITFPYSEPPLVEGDIFISIDRVKENASQFGAPFEQELHRVMIHGVLHLCGYSDKSPDEEALMRKKEDEALQLL; the protein is encoded by the coding sequence ATGAGCAATACCCTGGAGGAATGGCTGCTGGAAGAAGAAGAATCTTCCATCTCCTTTCAAACTGAAGCCATTGAATTTGAACTTTCCGCCCCCGGCGCCATCTCCGAATGGATAAAAACTGTGATTGAACGAGAGGGCTGCAACCTGACAAAGGTGTGTTATATTTTCTGCAGCGACGAATACCTTTACAACCTCAACCAGGAATACCTCAACCACGATACCTATACCGATATCATTACCTTCCCTTATTCCGAACCGCCCCTGGTAGAAGGCGACATTTTTATCAGCATCGATCGGGTGAAGGAAAACGCCAGCCAGTTTGGAGCCCCTTTTGAACAGGAATTGCACCGCGTAATGATCCACGGGGTGCTTCACCTTTGCGGTTATTCGGATAAATCTCCTGATGAAGAAGCCCTCATGCGAAAGAAGGAAGATGAGGCGCTGCAATTGCTTTAA
- the thrA gene encoding bifunctional aspartate kinase/homoserine dehydrogenase I, translated as MKVLKFGGSSVAKPERIRRIVDILKGYYTKGEKFTVVFSAFGGVTDSLIEMSNLAAKGDEAYLARFEAFSRRHLEAVNELLEGEYRNSVYPELENNHEVLKNLLYGIFLVREASSRTMDYVLSFGERSSAFIISHVLRQSGINASYLDARKVIKTDKSFGAAKVDFGLTYQKIREYYSQNPEVHVVTGFIASAKGGLTTTLGRGGSDYTASLIAAGLDASVIEIWTDVDGVLTADPRMVRRAFTISSMTYAEAMEMSHFGAKVIYPPTLQPALKKKIPLYIKNTFNPSFGGTLISDKADLGKHAVKGISSISNIALLTLSGSGLFGVPGIAGRLFSSLAQAGINVILITQGSSEHSISFAIQPLLANKAKKKVELEFEYELSMGIIDPVKVEEDLSVVAIIGENMRYQPGISGRLFQALGKNGINAVAIAQGSSELNISVVINRTDEAKALNALHEAFFLSDTKELHIFMVGVGLIGSTLIRQIKEQSQFLKEKRSLEIRVVGLANSRKMLFQEDGIGLDNWKEALQQSETPMDIAIFIGKMKEMNLSNTIFVDNTANEKIASYYESILDSSISVSTPNKIATSSGYLQYQRLKAIAKKRGVQFNYETNVGAGLPVISTLNDLINSGDRILKIEGVLSGSLSFIFNSFKQGARFSEVVAEARRRGYTEPDPRIDLNGIDVRRKLVILARETGLSLEAKDIEVESILPAACQEAKTVDDFMKEVAKADEQFEKLRQEAEAEHKLLRMIARLEGKKASISLQKVDSNDPFYTLSGSDNMIVFTTERYKDRPLVVRGPGAGAEVTAAGVFAEIITIGNYLS; from the coding sequence ATGAAAGTGCTGAAGTTTGGCGGTTCGTCCGTCGCAAAACCTGAACGCATCCGCAGGATAGTGGACATCCTCAAAGGATATTACACCAAAGGCGAAAAATTCACGGTCGTTTTTTCTGCTTTTGGCGGAGTGACCGACAGCCTCATTGAAATGAGCAACCTGGCGGCAAAAGGAGACGAAGCCTACCTGGCCCGCTTTGAGGCATTTAGCCGCCGCCATCTCGAAGCAGTCAATGAATTGTTGGAGGGAGAATACAGAAATTCCGTATACCCGGAGCTGGAGAACAACCATGAGGTACTCAAAAATTTGCTCTACGGAATATTCCTGGTAAGGGAAGCATCTTCCCGGACCATGGATTACGTGCTGAGTTTTGGCGAGCGCAGCTCCGCTTTTATCATCTCTCACGTCCTGCGGCAGAGCGGCATCAATGCCAGTTATCTCGACGCCAGGAAAGTCATCAAAACCGATAAGTCCTTCGGGGCCGCCAAGGTAGACTTTGGGCTTACCTATCAGAAAATTCGGGAGTATTATTCGCAAAACCCTGAGGTTCATGTTGTTACGGGGTTTATTGCTTCGGCTAAAGGAGGGTTGACCACTACCCTGGGGCGTGGCGGCTCCGATTACACCGCTTCTTTGATTGCAGCCGGGCTCGACGCCAGCGTGATCGAAATCTGGACAGATGTAGACGGAGTCTTAACTGCCGACCCCCGTATGGTCAGGCGGGCCTTCACCATATCGAGCATGACGTATGCCGAAGCCATGGAGATGTCTCACTTTGGCGCTAAGGTCATCTATCCGCCTACCTTGCAACCAGCCCTAAAAAAGAAGATTCCTCTTTATATTAAGAATACTTTTAATCCTTCCTTCGGAGGCACCCTGATCTCCGACAAGGCAGATTTGGGCAAGCATGCGGTCAAGGGCATCTCCTCTATCAGCAATATTGCCTTGCTCACGTTGTCCGGCAGTGGTTTGTTTGGAGTGCCGGGCATTGCCGGCCGCCTCTTCTCTTCTTTGGCGCAGGCAGGCATCAATGTTATTCTCATTACCCAGGGGTCGTCGGAGCACTCCATCAGTTTTGCCATTCAGCCGTTGCTGGCCAATAAGGCCAAAAAGAAGGTGGAATTGGAATTTGAGTACGAATTAAGCATGGGCATCATCGATCCGGTAAAAGTGGAGGAAGACCTGTCCGTCGTGGCGATTATCGGCGAGAACATGCGCTACCAACCTGGCATTTCCGGCCGGCTCTTCCAGGCATTGGGGAAAAATGGCATTAATGCCGTGGCCATTGCGCAGGGATCTTCGGAGCTGAATATTTCTGTGGTGATCAACCGGACGGACGAGGCCAAAGCGCTCAATGCCCTGCACGAAGCATTTTTCCTCTCCGACACCAAAGAGCTACATATCTTCATGGTCGGCGTTGGCCTCATCGGCAGTACGCTGATCCGGCAGATCAAAGAACAAAGCCAATTCCTGAAGGAAAAGAGAAGCCTGGAAATTCGCGTCGTCGGCCTGGCCAACAGCCGGAAAATGCTCTTTCAGGAGGACGGTATCGGGCTGGACAACTGGAAGGAGGCCCTGCAGCAATCTGAAACGCCGATGGACATCGCCATTTTCATCGGCAAGATGAAAGAGATGAACCTTTCCAACACCATCTTTGTCGATAACACCGCCAATGAGAAAATTGCGAGTTACTACGAATCGATCCTGGATTCGAGTATTTCGGTTTCCACCCCGAACAAGATCGCTACTTCTTCGGGCTATCTTCAATACCAAAGGTTGAAGGCCATTGCCAAAAAGAGAGGCGTTCAGTTTAATTATGAGACAAACGTCGGGGCGGGCCTGCCGGTCATTTCCACTCTGAACGACCTGATCAACAGCGGCGACCGCATTCTGAAGATCGAAGGAGTCCTTTCGGGTTCGCTCTCCTTCATTTTCAATTCCTTTAAGCAAGGGGCCCGGTTTAGCGAAGTAGTGGCGGAGGCTCGCCGTAGGGGGTATACCGAACCTGACCCCCGGATAGACCTGAACGGCATCGACGTCCGGAGGAAGCTGGTCATCCTGGCGAGGGAAACCGGCCTGTCGCTGGAAGCGAAAGACATCGAGGTCGAGAGCATCCTGCCGGCTGCCTGCCAGGAAGCGAAGACGGTAGACGATTTCATGAAGGAAGTGGCGAAGGCGGATGAGCAGTTTGAAAAGCTCCGGCAGGAAGCGGAAGCAGAGCATAAATTGTTGCGGATGATCGCCAGGCTGGAAGGAAAAAAAGCTTCGATCAGTTTGCAGAAAGTAGACAGCAACGACCCGTTTTATACGCTGAGCGGCAGTGACAACATGATCGTATTCACTACCGAGCGCTATAAAGACCGCCCGCTGGTGGTGCGTGGGCCGGGCGCCGGAGCGGAAGTAACCGCAGCCGGCGTATTTGCAGAAATAATCACGATAGGGAATTATTTATCATAA
- a CDS encoding homoserine kinase, which yields MEAGIKVFAPATVANVAVGFDILGFALEKPGDEIVARFSDTPGLRITKITGANGKLPMDVNKNTAGFAALKLLEHLGEEKRGIELEIHKKMPFGSGLGSSAASAAGAVMAVNELLRRPLEKRALLPFAVLGEQVADGAYHADNVAPSLIGGLILIRNNESLDVHRLPVPAGIHATVIYPHVEILTKDARNVLSSTVSLQQCIHQNGNMAGLLVGLYQSDLELIGRSLNDVIIEPQRACLIPQFHAVKEAALKAGALGCSISGAGPSIFALSANSLIAEEAGLAMKRVFDNAGIPNDLFLSPINQEGAVKL from the coding sequence ATGGAGGCAGGAATCAAAGTTTTTGCTCCCGCAACGGTCGCCAATGTTGCGGTGGGCTTCGATATTTTAGGTTTTGCGCTGGAAAAGCCCGGAGATGAAATCGTCGCCCGGTTCTCCGATACGCCTGGCCTGCGGATCACCAAGATCACCGGCGCCAATGGGAAGCTCCCGATGGATGTCAATAAGAATACAGCCGGCTTTGCCGCGCTGAAACTATTGGAGCACCTGGGAGAAGAAAAAAGAGGCATCGAACTGGAGATTCACAAAAAGATGCCCTTTGGCAGCGGGCTGGGGTCCAGCGCCGCCAGCGCTGCCGGGGCGGTAATGGCAGTGAATGAACTGTTGCGCCGCCCTCTGGAGAAGAGAGCCCTGTTGCCGTTTGCTGTTCTGGGAGAACAGGTCGCCGACGGCGCTTATCACGCCGATAATGTAGCTCCTTCCCTGATCGGCGGTTTGATACTGATCCGGAATAATGAATCGCTGGATGTTCACCGCCTGCCGGTACCCGCCGGCATCCACGCTACGGTCATCTATCCCCATGTTGAAATACTGACCAAGGATGCCCGAAATGTATTGAGCAGCACCGTATCGCTCCAGCAGTGTATCCACCAGAATGGCAATATGGCTGGCCTGCTGGTCGGCCTGTATCAATCCGACCTGGAGTTGATCGGGCGTTCTCTGAATGACGTCATTATCGAGCCGCAACGAGCCTGCCTCATCCCCCAATTTCACGCTGTAAAAGAAGCCGCGCTGAAAGCGGGCGCTTTGGGGTGCAGCATATCGGGCGCCGGGCCCTCCATTTTTGCCCTCAGCGCCAATAGCCTGATCGCGGAAGAAGCCGGGTTGGCCATGAAACGGGTTTTTGACAACGCAGGGATACCGAATGATTTATTTCTTTCTCCTATCAATCAGGAGGGAGCCGTCAAACTTTAA
- a CDS encoding ATP-binding protein, whose amino-acid sequence MLKLSSNPRNIALVESFVEQVVERFKLSPDVYGNILISLTEAVNNAIIHGNCEDESKTVRIQFRKLKGHLAVRVTDEGRGFDYQSVPDPTAPENLLTVGGRGVFLMQQLSDSVEFHNNGSTVEMQFKI is encoded by the coding sequence ATGCTTAAGCTTTCCTCAAACCCCAGGAATATTGCCCTGGTCGAATCATTCGTGGAACAGGTGGTCGAGCGCTTTAAACTAAGCCCCGACGTGTATGGGAATATTCTCATCAGCCTTACCGAAGCGGTCAACAACGCTATCATTCACGGAAACTGTGAAGATGAATCCAAAACAGTAAGAATACAGTTTCGAAAACTCAAAGGCCATCTCGCCGTAAGAGTCACGGACGAAGGCCGCGGCTTTGACTATCAAAGCGTACCCGACCCCACAGCGCCCGAAAACCTCCTTACGGTTGGGGGCCGCGGGGTTTTTCTCATGCAGCAACTTTCCGATTCCGTAGAATTCCACAATAACGGCAGCACTGTAGAGATGCAATTCAAGATATGA
- the thrC gene encoding threonine synthase, producing MKLYSTKNKEAFTNLKHAVLKGLPDDNGLYMPQEIPQLPVGFIKNLSGYSFQEIAFTIARVLFKGVIPDEALETIIHDAVNFPAPVVRLDEEKYVLELFHGPSLAFKDFGARFMAQLMSYFNQEETGELVVLVATSGDTGGAVAAGFLQAPGTRVVILYPSGKVSMLQEKQLTTLGHNITALEVDGTFDDCQAMVKQAFLDKELTQKIRLTSANSINISRLIPQTFYYFEAYKQLPHDGRPVAFSVPSGNFGNLTAGLMAQRMGLPVHHFIAATNINDVVPGYLDSGRFSPRPSMRTISNAMDVGNPSNFARMLDLYDGKEEGSTWNNMRKSIDGYAFDDDQTRKALFEVYQDYHYVIDPHGAVGYLALKQYQTKHNNTKGVILETAHPAKFLDEVEQILNEKVEVPERLAILAGREKKAVRMPADFEGFREWLWENIS from the coding sequence ATGAAATTATACAGCACCAAAAACAAGGAAGCGTTTACCAACCTGAAGCATGCTGTCTTGAAGGGCTTGCCTGATGATAACGGATTGTATATGCCGCAGGAGATTCCTCAATTGCCTGTGGGTTTCATCAAAAACCTTTCCGGTTATTCCTTTCAGGAAATAGCGTTCACGATCGCCCGTGTTCTTTTTAAAGGAGTGATTCCGGATGAAGCGCTGGAAACGATCATTCACGATGCCGTCAACTTTCCAGCTCCGGTGGTTCGGCTGGATGAGGAGAAATATGTTCTGGAGTTGTTTCATGGGCCATCTTTGGCCTTTAAAGATTTTGGCGCCCGCTTCATGGCTCAGCTAATGAGTTATTTCAACCAGGAAGAAACGGGGGAGTTGGTGGTTCTGGTAGCTACTTCCGGCGATACGGGCGGAGCTGTAGCGGCAGGTTTTCTGCAGGCGCCAGGTACGAGGGTGGTCATACTCTACCCTTCCGGCAAAGTGTCCATGCTTCAGGAGAAGCAACTCACCACGCTGGGCCACAACATCACCGCCCTGGAAGTAGATGGCACTTTCGACGATTGCCAGGCCATGGTCAAACAGGCTTTCCTGGACAAGGAACTAACCCAAAAGATACGCCTGACCTCCGCCAATTCCATCAACATTTCCCGGCTGATCCCCCAAACTTTTTACTACTTCGAAGCTTATAAGCAACTTCCCCATGATGGGCGCCCAGTGGCCTTCTCTGTACCCAGTGGCAATTTCGGCAACCTAACTGCCGGTTTGATGGCGCAGCGCATGGGCCTCCCCGTTCATCATTTCATTGCCGCCACCAACATAAATGATGTCGTGCCCGGCTACCTGGATTCCGGGCGTTTCTCTCCCCGCCCCTCAATGCGGACCATAAGCAATGCCATGGATGTAGGGAACCCCTCCAACTTTGCCCGCATGCTCGACCTGTATGACGGCAAAGAAGAAGGTTCCACGTGGAACAATATGCGAAAATCTATTGACGGCTACGCTTTCGATGACGATCAAACCCGCAAAGCCTTATTTGAAGTGTATCAGGACTATCACTATGTCATCGACCCGCACGGAGCGGTCGGATACCTCGCCCTGAAACAATACCAAACAAAGCACAACAACACCAAAGGAGTCATACTGGAAACCGCCCACCCCGCTAAATTTCTGGATGAAGTCGAACAAATACTAAACGAAAAGGTGGAGGTGCCCGAACGCCTCGCCATCCTGGCTGGCCGGGAAAAGAAGGCAGTGAGGATGCCGGCGGATTTCGAAGGGTTCAGGGAATGGCTATGGGAGAATATTTCCTGA